The Nicotiana sylvestris chromosome 6, ASM39365v2, whole genome shotgun sequence genomic sequence taagaatctacattctaaagttttgtgcccgtgatcattgtggaattcgcaccaatggtctggattgcgtctatttggatttgaccgcatctcttttggccatcatACATTATCTCCCATGCTCCTCAAAACAGTTACGAGCTCGGAGGTggtgacattaaagttatatctgCCGAACCTTGcttttaaacttctgtcattatctcgtgactcttgtctgtttCGGTCATTTCTGAACCTTAATGAAGAACCAGattccctgttcctcgatttttgatcatatcatTGACTATCCTGCTTTGACCGTTGAGTCTTtccctgcaggtcccatatatggatcgtacctgtttttacctgatcttttttcggtttctgatctccTAGAATTACTCCTTTCTTCATGACAAAACTGAGGTACGGTATCTTCCTCAATTCGcaacttcgtactatacctgttataaacgttattccacgtggttgcaggaaattctcgaaggctttctttaagTCTTCTCGTGGCTTCGTACTATATGATGTTAGTTTGGATACTTCTACTTTTGCTCTAGTTAATGGTTCCTCTATAGGGGCCTCTAGTTCTAGTATTGTAAATCCGATGCCTATAATGCATCTCCTGAATAGCTCTCTAAGAGCTTgattatctatctatatatatctaTCTTTTTTACCAAAAAAAGACATTAGATTTTGATTCATATAATTGAAGAATAACCAAATTATAACAATAACACACATGccttcaaaataaataaataaataaataacggaCATATAAATAGCATACAACAACAATCCACTATAATCCCATTTAGTGGAGTTTGGGGaggggtagtgtgtacgcataccttatCCCTATTCCCTCCAAAAACTTCCCACCttactcttggggagactcgaactcacaacctcttggttggaagtggaagtTGCTTACCATCCGAGCAACCCCTCTTATCTATAAATAGCATTTCTGAGCCAAAAGTTTTGACCCACTTTAGTTAATAGCAAaccttatctttttttttttggtgtaatTATTTAATACTCAAAATTTACTGATCGGCTAACTCAAATTTACTCCACGTGACACAGAGGGAAGCGCTCCCCATTAGAGACAAACTTGACCAGTAAACTTGACTGAAAAATGATACAACATGTTACGAATGGTCAATTGATTTCGTGACTCTTTATAAATTTGTTATTAGCTTTATGATTTTACCTCTTTTTTAcacatataaaatttatcttttacaCATAAAAGATTTAAAAAAGTCATTTTATTAAATTATAAATTATTCAACTTAAGTAGCTGCATATCAACTGTCTAAACTAAAAATAGTCAAACATATGATATATATAATCTATGTGTAGTGGcttgaaaaaaataaatagtaaATTCGGATGGCTATTTGTGTAAGGATCCCATTCGAGCACAAAACAATAGTATTACAGTTCCAAAAGAACCGGGTCTTTATAAATAAATACATCTCCAGTACCAAATATAGCGGTAGAGGAGTGAGGTCAGACAACATTCCCGCCATAATCAAgcatttattttcaaaatctTCCGGAATCTTCTTCAAAACGCTTCTTTCCCAGTTTCGTATCACTATCAGCTCCGTTCAACTTCCTGCAAAAAAATTCAATTACCGATATCGCTAATTCGAGATGGTAAGCATTTCTACACTCTCTAAAACCTAGCTTATCAATCTGTTGTGTTTGCGGCTTTGCTCTAGCGTAAATACTGTAGCTGAGTCTAGTTGTACCCGGTATCGAAATCCTAAAATGAAAATTTCTGTAATAGATGTACTTTTTCTGATCATTTTGTGCTCGGATTAAGGTAATTACCACAGCTTAATATCATTTTTAAACACGTACATGTGACAATTCACGCATTAAAATCAGTTTAGGAAGTGCTTCTGTAGCCTCAATTAGTCTGTGACTGCGGCTGCGAGTGTAAATACATTGCTGAATCTAATTTTCACGGTATCAAAatcataaaattaaaattttggtaatagatgtattttttatttttgagaaaGAACAATAGATGTAATTTTCTAATATTTTGTGCTCCGATTGAGGTAATTACCGCAGCTTAACATCATTTTTAAATACACACGCATAGGTGTTtgtatatatgtgtgtatgtgtgtgtgtgtctacACACACACTTAAATTCAGTGTAGGAAGTGATTTTGCAGCCTCAATTAGTCTGTCTTTGCGGCTTTGTGCAAGTGTAAATACGTTGCAGAATCTGATTTTCATGTTATCGAAATCCTAAATAAAATTCACTGGTTCTGGCAGAACTTTTGCGGTAATAAATGTATTTTATTTTGTTAGAACATTTTTGTGCTCCGATTAAGTTATGTAACCCTTTTTTGCTCTTCGTCTTAACTGAAATATGTTTAGCTGTGTGTGTTTGCGGCTTTCCAAAAGTGTTAATACGTTGCTGAATCTAATTCTCACGGTATCGAAATCCTTAAATGAAATTTACCCGTTCCATCACATTTTCAGATAATTTGCTGAACGGTAATTGATGTAATTTTTTTGTACACTTTTTTTTCTTCGCTCTGATTAAGGTAAATATCGCAGTTCATCATCATATTGTGAATACACAAACATGTGTTTGTATTTAGGGGTgtgtacacacacacacacatactttCTCGTGTTAGTTTAAGTGTAGGAGGTGCTTCTGTAtcctcaatttattttattttttttgcgcTCCGACTAAGGTAAACTGTTCGGTTTAACATCATTTTTTAATTCACACACATATGTGTTTGTACCTTTGTTTTGATGCATTAGATTCAGCGTGGGAAGTGTGCTTCAGTTGTCTCAATTAGTCAGCTTTCTTCATTATCTGAACCATATAAGATGAGGCTAGTTGTCTTATAATTCAATCTGTCTTGTGCTGCTGATGTTTTGAATTGTAATTGGTGAGGTGGCTGCGTGACTTGTTTCTTTTTTATTCAGTCTTCAACTTTTATGTAATCCTTTTTTTTTACTCTTCATCTTAACTGAAATATGTATGGCTGTGCGTTTGCAGTTCGCACGAGTGTAAATACATCACTGAATCTAATTTTTCACTATATCCGTACCCTGAAATGAGATTTGCAAAATTTTCAGATTTTGTGATGGATCTTTTTCAGGAATAGAtgtattttattttgttaaaCTTTTTTGCGCATTGCAGTTTAACACCATTTCTGAATACAAATATGTGTTTGtatctatgtgtgtgtgtgtgtgtattacaATTCTTTCACCTTAGATCCAGTGTAGGAGGTGCTTTTGTAGCCTCAATTAGTCTGTTCTCGTCATTATCTGATTCATATAACATGAGGCTTAGTTATCTTATAATTCAATTCCTTTCTCGGGCCCCTGATGTTTTGAATCGTAATTATTAGATGGATGTGTGGATTTGTTTCATCTttaatttcttctttattttttatgtaatctgtttttttcctcttttcttaaCTGAAATGTGTATAGCTGTGGCCCCTGGGGCTCAGTTCAAGTGGTAAAGGTTGAGGGACTTGTGACTTTGGTTACACGTTCGAGCCTTGTGCCATGCGAACTAAGcatggtatttaagtggagaagggtagaggggcaAGTCCATTATCTGCAAGTTGCAAATGGCGCGGTTGGCCCTATGGGTTGGCCCAGACAAATTCTCGGtcataaaaaaaaagcaaaagtaTAGTTTTGGTTTCTGCAAGTAAttttaaaaaggagaaaaaatgtTCCACATTGAGGAACTTTATTATGCCGATGTTGCTCTGTATATAGCTTAAAAATTATATTAATGCCCTTTCACTAATTTCCATGGATGTCATATTTTGGCGTTGGAACATACAAAAGTGCAATCCTGTAAGTCTGGAAGGCTGCTATGAACTCTAAATTATATAACAGCAACTTTGATTGAAATATGTAGCACAGATGCATATGAGTTCTGTGATTTTCAGTATCCAACTCCTGATTTCTTCTTGAACAGTCGAAGAAAAGAGGTCTTTCATTGGATGAGAAACGAGAGAAAATGATGCAGATCTTTTATGATTCACAAGATTTCTTCCTCGTAAGTATACTAGTCGTTATTTTGGGTTCCAAAAGAAGTGGAGCTTTTTTATTTTTGCTATAAGATCATGCATAATTACAATGGAGATCAATGCCATTTAATTCAACTAGTGGTTTTAGTATTGGTGCATGTCCCTCGGACACACATCCTTGTGGGAAATGACTAATTCCTAAGTTGTATTTGTTTTTTTGCCCAATTTGTGCTACTGATCTTTTCAGAAACCGGTTATATCATGAAATTCGCTATATCTGGAGAAATATAACATCATTCTGACTATTCTTTCTGTAACTATTGTGTGACTTTTCTTTCTGTATCTTTAAAAGCACCACCCTTCTTCTGTGGGTGATAAGCATGCCATGGTGAGAAAAAGCATTTGAAAATCCATTGGTAGTATCTGTAATTTAGTATGTTATGCATGAATATCTAGAGCAGTGACATTACTTAACGGAAAGTAACATAATGGATAATGTATCTACTTTAAGGGCTTTGTTAAAACTTTAGCAGCATTTATGCTATCCAAACTTAGCAGAGGGATCTTTTAGATGTTTTACCAGAGAGCTCAAAAGTTTTGGAATAGCTGAAGGTTCCTGTCTGACGAGGCCTGTGATATTTCAGAACAAGATAGTAATTTGTTAGATAGTTATATAGCGACGGTCACATCTTCTCTTAGTTGTCTTCTCCTGTATAATACTGGAGTTACCTCAATGAACAGACCAGGTCGTCTTGTGGTATCTGTGCTTAATGCATTCAAGAATGAGTCTCAACCTGCCTCACCCACCAAACTCTGTTTAATTATCTAATTTCAACCTGTTATTTCTGACATCTGATTCGGGAACAGCGCGCTTATATCTTCCAGTTACTGCTGGAGCCTGAAGGACAAATCACACTTTATTTATTTATAGTATAATTATTACTGCGTTATGATCTAATTATTACTTAGTACATTTTTCAACTCCTTTGTTATTTCAGCTCAAGGAACTTGAAAAGTTGGGTCCTAAAAAAGGTGTTATCAGCCAGTCAGTGAAAGATGTCATCCAATCTTTGGTGGACGATGACCTTGTGTTTAAAGACAAGATAGGGacctctgtgagtaatatctggaTTGTGTTATAACAGCATCATTCTTGTAATACTCTGCTACTAAGCATAAAGTTGTTTATCTATGTTTTATGTGCTATAACAGCACCATCCTTTTACCCTCCAGaagtttttttttccttcaaacaGCCTCAATTATGTTAACTGACTTGCGAAAGTCCAGGTATACTTTTGGAGCCTGCCAAGTTGTGCTGGGAACCAGGTAAGCGGTTGGATTAATCTTTTGCACATGCTTGTCATCTTCATTTTCAGCTGCTTCATACTTGGTTCTCATTCAACAGCTGAGAAATGTAACTATAAAGCTTGAGACTGATCTCCAGACCAATAAAAAGCGGCATGCTGAACTTGTTGAACAATGCAAGGCTTTGAAAAAGGGACGGGAAGAATCTGTAAGTACACCAACTTCTAGATGGTCCTCTAAGTTAATCTTAACATAATTTTGTATGGATGACTTGAGCTGGTGGACTGTTTCTGCTTTTCACTTCTGTGGCATTACTAGGATGCACGAGAAGAGGCCTTGCATGAGCTGAAAGCTATTGAACAGAAACACAATGAACTTAAGGTTGAGGCACACtttttgatatttttggacttccgAAATTAATCGTCATACTGGGTTAGCATTTTTATGCTAAAAAACTGAAGTTGGATGATTTTGTTGTTCAGGAAGAGTTGGCGCAGTATGCAGACAATGATCCCGCTACTCTTGAAGCAATGAGTAAGGAACTTTGAGCATCCTTTTAAGGCTTAATATAGTATTTACTGGACAATGGTTTTAATTATTCAGCATTCATTGTGCACGCACCAATGTGCTGTTCTTTATTATGTGGTGTTTCCTGACTTGTGAATTTCTTTTTGACAGAGAAGGCAATTGAAGTTGCCCATTCAGCAGCTAATAGATGGACAGGTTTGGCTATTCATGCATCATCCAGTTATTACCTTGTAACTTCCATTATTGGCTCTCTTTCTTAATGATCATGTGCATTTGCTATACAGATAACATCTTCACTTTGAGACAATGGTGTTCCAATAACTTTCCCCAAGCAAAAGAGCAACTTGATCACCTATACAATGAGGTACAAAGCAAAATCCATAGGAAGAATCATGAGTTTGTTTATACAGGATTGTGAACTGCTGCTAGATCATGCACCAATTGAATATATCAGATGAGGTTAGAGAGTTAAAGATACTTAACCATATTTCAATTCAACTTTGCGACTATGATTCCTCTCCACTTTAAAATACAGAGTATGCCATGTAACGCCATGAAGCATCTCAAACAATGGAAACTGAAATAGATCAACTCTTTGTACTTTGTAAAAAGGGGTTCCAGTAGGTACTTAGTTATACATTGATAGCCTTCAAAGCTTTCTATCCCATCCCTCCTGCAAACCCTTGTGATCCTACACCTGATCCTAGTCCCCTATAATCACTCTGATTTTCTCTTTGGTTCTTTCACTATTTCTTGTTTGCAGTTTTTGAACTTGACTGAAGATAGGCAATATTGCCTTTGTCCATAGGAATAGTTAGTTTTGGTTGAAAAGAGTTCACTCCCTCCGCTAGTTGAAAGGTTAAGTGCATATTTTCAAAGTTGAAGGGGTTATGTTTACAAATTAGAATTAGGCCAGTAAAGcgcaaaaaaagagaaagagatgCAAGATTGAAAGAAATCTAAGTGCAGATGCATTGTTTAATAACAAACTTCCCGTACCTTGTGTAATTGGTCTTTTCCTTGTCTTATGACAGGTGGGAATAACAGATGACTTCGACTACTTTGAGTTGCCGGCAGTGGTTCCTCTTCCTGTTACTAATGGTGAACTTTAATTTGGCAGAGAGCCAGTTAGACATATGCTTTCATTATGTTGTTTGACCTTTTGCTATGTTTGTTTTCTCCAGAGGTATATAAGTTGGTTCTTGCTTTAAAAATTTGAATGATGAGAAACAGTACCAAAATCGAATATGCAGACTGATAGCATTTAGTTAGTGCCCATATGTGTGCATTTAATCTGGGCAGCTGAATAGCCATAATATGTATTTGCCTTACGTGCTTTGTGTACTACCCGAGGACAAGGGAATATTTTTTTGCTGTTCAATATAGTATGATAGATGATCCCCATAATGCTTTTAATTTCCTACTAATGCTGCGAAAGAACTGATTGTTTTATCAAGCCATAGATGTGAAAACAGGCTCACATCTGTGACTTTTATTCTGATTGAGACAATGTTTTCTGGTTGAAAGTTTAGCTTCTGAAGTGCATGTACAGAAACTTCTGAGACAGAAAAGATAGTAATATTGTCATTAGGCAAGTCTTTTTTCTGGAAGACGGCAAGGGAAAGGAAAAATAAGGCCGGGAAAAAGATATGGCTtgtgttcttttctttctttgcgTTGAAAACTGAGGTTATTTTTCTTCTCATTCAATTAAAGAAGTGgctcgagaaaataaaatcagatGTAGAGCTGTAAAACGAGGATCTGAAATGTAAAGTAGATTCTAAACCCATGTTCATTTAGAATCCAGCTGCACGTTTTGTCGCCTCTAATTGAGGAGTAAACGGTTTTTTGGCTTGTATTGAGACTTGGATCACAAGCTGTGGAGCTTGGGCCACCTTGTATACACCGGACAAATTTTACGGGATACCTGCTATTTTTTACCAGCACAGATATCGGGTAACTTTTTCTATTTGAGACTTCATGTTTCTCAACTCATTTTATTGATTCTTAGTTATATACTATGTATCATTGTCTTTAATTTTTCAGTTGTAATTTTCTTTCCGGTTTAACCATCTAGTATTCTAGTGTATTTATTGACTCGTCTAATTCGAATCTCATTTAATATACAGACGTTATTTCGTTATCACACCAAAGTATTCAATTTTGGAGGCCGAAACGAGTGCTACTGCTTGAATTCAACTCCAGATTTTTGAGATGTGCCCAGTTTGCTGTAACCAAAGAAGCCAACAACGGTTAGATACATGAACGTCTAAAAAGCAACGACCAGTTCcattttaaaatttgaaaaactaaGGAAACAATGAAGAAAATGGAAAGAATAATAAGACAAGCAATCATGTTTTTCATCTTGGCAACTGGCAAGTGGGGGAAGGAATTTTCATTTATTAGAAGAGGTCCATAATTATTCTATACTATACAACTCAGTACTATCTGTTTTCATAACGTGCAGTGAATATCAACCTTACACGTGTCCCTTAATCAACGGCTAAAAACAGGCAATTTATTATTGAGTCCTCACCAAACAGGGAAGAAATCTAGTTTGACAGAGTGGATACTGAGTGGGGATCCTTTACAATCAAATTTCAAAAAAGGCAAATAGGGATTGAGGACTCCCTCATCTCTGCCTCCCTTTTAAATACCAGTTTTTTTTGGTGTAAACcatagcttagcatttttagagatagaaagaaaaaagggtctcaagaaagaagaaaaatggaggtcttgagactctgTTTAATGGCtatttttggtttggttttggcaTTGGCTATTCCTTCAATCAATGCTCAAGTCCCTGAGCCTGCTCCTGCCCCTGCAAGTGATGGTAAGCCCTCAATTTTTTCAACCCCACCCCACACATGTGTATTTGACTACGTTACTC encodes the following:
- the LOC104217843 gene encoding meiotic nuclear division protein 1 homolog codes for the protein MSKKRGLSLDEKREKMMQIFYDSQDFFLLKELEKLGPKKGVISQSVKDVIQSLVDDDLVFKDKIGTSVYFWSLPSCAGNQLRNVTIKLETDLQTNKKRHAELVEQCKALKKGREESDAREEALHELKAIEQKHNELKEELAQYADNDPATLEAMKKAIEVAHSAANRWTDNIFTLRQWCSNNFPQAKEQLDHLYNEVGITDDFDYFELPAVVPLPVTNGEL